From Brassica oleracea var. oleracea cultivar TO1000 unplaced genomic scaffold, BOL UnpScaffold00852, whole genome shotgun sequence, the proteins below share one genomic window:
- the LOC106320220 gene encoding uncharacterized mitochondrial protein AtMg00810-like: MKDLGKLKYFLGIEVARTEEGIFLSQRKYIMDIIDDMDLQDARPACTPVEQNHKIASDQSSLLSDPKIYRRLVGRLVYLSMTRPELCYSIHLLSQFMKSPREGHLEAALRVVRYLKGSLDQGILMSSDENLDLSIYCDADWSSCPVSRRSLSSFVVLLGDSPVTWKTKKQDTVAHSSAEAEYRAMAKATREMKWIVPLVKDLGIPVLTPVSFFCDNQAAIYIAANPVFHERTKHIERDCHSIRDAVLAGLIATKHVRTKDQLADILTKALGKPQFEVLLSKLGVKRLHTPT, encoded by the coding sequence ATGAAGGATCTTGGTAAGCTCAAATACTTTCTTGGTATAGAAGTAGCACGTACTGAAGAAGGGATCTTCTTATCTCAGCGCAAATATATCATGGATATCATTGATGATATGGATCTCCAGGATGCTCGTCCAGCATGCACACCAGTCGAGCAGAACCACAAGATCGCTTCCGATCAGTCATCTCTACTTTCTGATCCAAAGATCTATCGTCGCCTTGTGGGTCGTCTTGTCTATCTTTCCATGACTCGCCCTGAACTTTGTTACTCTATTCATCTTCTATCTCAGTTTATGAAGTCACCTCGTGAAGGACATTTGGAGGCTGCATTGCGCGTTGTTCGATATCTCAAAGGTTCTCTCGATCAAGGAATACTCATGAGCTCCGATGAAAATCTTGATCTCTCCATATACTGTGACGCGGACTGGAGTTCTTGCCCTGTTAGTCGTCGATCTTTGAGCTCATTTGTAGTCCTTCTCGGTGACTCTCCAGTTACGTGGAAGACCAAGAAACAAGATACCGTTGCTCACTCGTCAGCTGAAGCCGAATATAGGGCTATGGCTAAAGCTACTCGTGAAATGAAGTGGATTGTTCCTTTAGTTAAGGATCTCGGTATTCCAGTTCTCACACCTGTCTCGTTCTTTTGTGACAATCAAGCGGCTATATACATTGCAGCCAATCCAGTGTTTCACGAAAGAACAAAACACATAGAACGAGACTGTCATAGTATTCGAGATGCGGTCCTTGCTGGTTTGATCGCCACTAAACATGTTCGTACTAAGGATCAGCTCGCTGACATCTTGACTAAAGCTCTTGGAAAACCACAGTTTGAAGTGTTACTGTCCAAGTTGGGTGTCAAGAGACTTCAcactccaacttga